The following proteins are co-located in the Gordonia polyisoprenivorans genome:
- the glmS gene encoding glutamine--fructose-6-phosphate transaminase (isomerizing) — MCGIVGYVGGRDALDIVVEALRRMEYRGYDSAGVAILDGHGHTAIEKKAGRLENLDKVIAGVGRETLSGTTGMGHTRWATHGQPTDRNAHPHASTDGKLAVVHNGIIENYAPLRDELEAEGIEFASDTDTETAVHLVEREYVHGPDAGDFVASAYRALRRLEGAFTLVFTHSDHPGTIVAARRSTPLVVGVGVGEMFVASDVTAFIEHTREAVELGQDEVVVITADSYAITDFDQNPRAGKPFHIDWDLAAAEKGGYDFFMLKEIAEQPAALADTLLGHLEEGRIVLDEQRLTDQDLRDVDKVFVVACGTAYHAGMLAKYAIEHWTRLPVEVELASEFRYRDPVLDRSTLVVAISQSGETADTLEAVRHAKDQKARVLAICNTNGAQIPRESDAVLYTHAGPEIGVASTKCFLAQIAAAYMVGLALAQARGTKYADEVAREFAAMEHMIEAVRDVLGTMEPVRELAHSLAHHNTVLFIGRHVGYPVALEGALKLKELAYMHAEGFAAGELKHGPIALIEDGLPVIVVMPSPDGRAVLHSKMVSNIREIQARGAVTIVIAEDDDASAKSVADHFIPIPKTPTLLQPLVSTVPLQVFAASVAQARGYDVDKPRNLAKSVTVE; from the coding sequence ATGTGTGGAATCGTCGGATATGTGGGAGGGCGTGACGCCCTCGACATCGTGGTCGAAGCGCTGCGGCGGATGGAGTATCGCGGCTACGACTCGGCGGGTGTGGCGATCCTCGACGGCCACGGGCATACCGCGATCGAGAAGAAGGCCGGGCGGCTGGAGAACCTCGACAAGGTGATCGCCGGGGTCGGGCGGGAGACGTTGTCGGGCACCACCGGGATGGGCCACACCAGGTGGGCGACCCACGGTCAGCCGACCGACCGCAACGCACACCCGCACGCGAGCACCGACGGCAAGCTCGCCGTGGTGCACAACGGGATCATCGAGAACTACGCGCCGCTGCGTGACGAGCTCGAGGCCGAGGGTATCGAGTTCGCCTCCGACACCGACACCGAGACCGCGGTCCATCTCGTCGAACGCGAGTATGTTCACGGCCCCGACGCCGGTGACTTCGTGGCGAGTGCCTACCGCGCCCTGCGCCGCCTCGAAGGTGCGTTCACGCTGGTGTTCACCCACTCCGATCACCCGGGCACGATCGTGGCGGCACGCCGCTCGACCCCGCTCGTGGTGGGCGTGGGCGTCGGCGAGATGTTCGTCGCATCCGATGTGACGGCATTCATCGAGCACACCCGCGAAGCAGTGGAGCTCGGTCAGGACGAGGTCGTGGTGATCACCGCCGACAGCTACGCCATCACCGACTTCGACCAGAATCCCCGGGCGGGTAAACCGTTCCACATCGACTGGGATCTCGCCGCCGCCGAGAAGGGCGGCTACGACTTCTTCATGCTCAAGGAGATCGCCGAGCAGCCCGCCGCGCTGGCCGACACCCTGCTCGGCCACCTCGAGGAGGGTCGCATCGTCCTCGACGAGCAACGCCTCACCGATCAGGACCTGCGTGACGTCGACAAGGTCTTCGTCGTGGCCTGCGGTACGGCTTATCACGCCGGGATGCTCGCCAAGTACGCGATCGAGCACTGGACGCGCCTGCCCGTCGAGGTCGAACTGGCCAGCGAGTTCCGTTATCGGGACCCGGTGCTGGATCGCTCGACGCTGGTCGTGGCGATCTCACAGTCCGGCGAGACCGCCGACACCCTCGAGGCCGTCCGGCACGCCAAGGACCAGAAGGCCCGCGTGCTGGCGATCTGTAACACCAACGGCGCGCAGATCCCGCGCGAGTCCGACGCCGTGCTCTACACCCACGCCGGACCCGAGATCGGGGTGGCCTCCACCAAGTGTTTCCTCGCCCAGATCGCGGCGGCCTACATGGTCGGCCTGGCTCTGGCACAGGCTCGCGGGACGAAGTACGCCGACGAGGTCGCCCGTGAGTTCGCGGCGATGGAGCACATGATCGAGGCGGTCCGCGACGTCCTCGGCACGATGGAACCGGTGCGCGAGCTCGCCCACTCGCTGGCCCATCACAACACCGTGCTGTTCATCGGCCGTCACGTCGGGTATCCGGTGGCGCTCGAGGGCGCGTTGAAACTCAAGGAACTCGCGTACATGCACGCGGAGGGTTTCGCGGCCGGCGAGCTCAAACACGGCCCGATCGCACTCATCGAGGACGGCTTGCCGGTGATCGTCGTGATGCCCTCACCCGACGGCCGTGCGGTCCTGCATTCGAAGATGGTCTCCAATATCCGGGAGATCCAGGCACGCGGGGCGGTCACCATCGTGATCGCCGAGGACGACGACGCATCGGCGAAATCCGTTGCCGATCACTTCATCCCGATCCCCAAGACGCCGACACTGTTGCAGCCGTTGGTGTCGACGGTGCCGTTGCAGGTGTTCGCCGCCAGTGTCGCGCAAGCCCGTGGCTACGACGTCGACAAGCCTCGCAACCTGGCCAAGTCGGTCACGGTCGAGTAG
- a CDS encoding NAD(P)H-hydrate dehydratase, with translation MPVSHFTAEEVRAAERATGHLLTDGTLMRRASHGVAQVVIGEFASTGGCYGRRVGLVVGAGDNGGDALFAGAELARRGVDVTAVLLAPDKAHPAGLAALRRRGGRVVAALPTDLDAVIDGVVGIGGRGPLRDNAAEVFAALDPGVTVVAVDLPSGVDADTGEVHHPAVRADVTVTFGVLRNAHLLAGPQCGRIHLVDIGLSGTIGRQGGPFLYSLSDTEIAEAWPIPGAHDDKYTQGVVGVIAGSHRYPGAAILASGAAVTATSGMTRYVGSAHAEVVEHFPEVVAVPDLSDAGRVQAWVIGPGAGTDAAALEVLRTVLGTDLPVLVDADALTLVADHHDLVVGRDAPTLLTPHAGEFARLTGEPVGPDRLGAVSSLARRWGVTVLLKGRITLVADSDGVVHGNDAGSSWAATAGAGDVLSGIAGALLAAGLPPIWAGAAAARVHAHAAAVAARGAPIGASALLGALRPAIRELLAGS, from the coding sequence ATGCCGGTCAGTCACTTCACCGCCGAAGAGGTCCGGGCCGCAGAGCGCGCCACCGGACACCTGCTGACCGACGGCACGCTGATGCGCCGCGCCTCGCACGGTGTCGCGCAGGTCGTCATCGGTGAATTCGCTTCTACGGGCGGATGTTACGGACGCCGGGTGGGGCTCGTGGTGGGTGCCGGCGACAACGGCGGCGATGCCCTGTTCGCCGGGGCGGAGCTCGCCCGCCGCGGTGTCGACGTGACCGCCGTGCTCCTCGCCCCCGACAAGGCGCACCCGGCCGGACTGGCCGCGCTACGGCGTCGCGGTGGGCGTGTCGTTGCGGCACTGCCCACCGATCTCGACGCCGTCATCGACGGTGTGGTGGGCATCGGTGGGCGAGGCCCGTTGCGCGACAACGCCGCCGAGGTGTTCGCGGCGCTCGACCCGGGCGTGACCGTCGTCGCGGTCGATCTGCCCTCCGGCGTGGACGCCGACACCGGCGAGGTCCATCACCCCGCGGTGCGCGCCGATGTCACCGTCACCTTCGGGGTGCTGCGCAACGCGCATCTGCTCGCCGGGCCACAGTGTGGGCGAATCCACCTGGTCGACATCGGGCTGTCGGGAACCATCGGTCGTCAGGGCGGCCCCTTCTTGTACTCGTTGTCGGACACCGAGATCGCCGAGGCCTGGCCGATACCGGGTGCCCACGACGACAAGTACACACAGGGTGTCGTCGGCGTGATCGCCGGCTCGCACCGCTATCCCGGCGCGGCGATCCTCGCCTCGGGCGCCGCCGTCACCGCCACGTCGGGCATGACCCGCTACGTCGGTTCCGCGCACGCCGAGGTCGTCGAACATTTCCCGGAAGTGGTTGCGGTGCCGGATCTCTCCGATGCGGGCCGGGTACAGGCCTGGGTGATCGGGCCCGGCGCGGGCACCGACGCCGCCGCACTCGAGGTGCTGCGCACCGTGCTGGGCACCGATCTGCCCGTGCTCGTCGACGCCGACGCACTCACCCTCGTCGCCGACCACCACGATCTCGTCGTCGGGCGTGACGCGCCGACCCTGCTCACCCCGCACGCCGGCGAATTCGCCCGTCTCACCGGCGAACCGGTCGGACCGGACCGGCTCGGCGCGGTCTCGTCGCTGGCCCGGCGATGGGGGGTGACCGTACTCCTCAAGGGCCGCATCACCCTCGTCGCCGACTCCGACGGCGTCGTCCATGGGAACGACGCCGGATCGTCGTGGGCGGCCACTGCCGGTGCGGGAGACGTGCTCTCGGGGATCGCCGGAGCACTGCTCGCTGCCGGGTTACCGCCGATCTGGGCCGGTGCCGCCGCCGCTCGGGTCCATGCACACGCCGCCGCGGTGGCGGCTCGGGGTGCCCCCATCGGCGCCTCGGCGCTCCTCGGCGCACTCCGACCGGCGATCCGAGAGTTGCTCGCCGGTTCGTGA
- the alr gene encoding alanine racemase has translation MTTSPPPGSGQHGSALAVVVDLDAIAHNVGVVREASGAGVIAVVKADGYGHGAVPVARAALDAGAAELGVAVIGEGLALRAAGVTEHITCWLHTNSADFAAAIDADLDVALSSRRQLAAVLEAARARGSSATVTVKLDTGLGRSGVAPDEWADFADDLAKAVAEDAVRVRALMCHLARGDEPEHPLNSLQAERLDDARADLVRLGAPPEVMHIANSPAALTRPDLARDLVRPGIALYGGVPILGREFGLIPAMSLRAEVALVKRIPAGQGVSYSHTWTAEHDTTIAVIPAGYADGVPRLASGRLRVRIGDRLFGQIGRVCMDQFVIDLGPDGGGVSEGDIAELFGTGADGGPTAAEWAETIGTIDYEILARIGGRARREYVSSRRQEATW, from the coding sequence ATGACCACCTCACCACCGCCCGGTTCCGGGCAGCACGGCTCGGCCCTGGCCGTCGTCGTCGACCTCGACGCGATCGCCCACAACGTGGGCGTGGTGCGCGAGGCATCGGGTGCGGGTGTGATCGCCGTGGTCAAGGCCGACGGGTACGGGCACGGTGCGGTGCCGGTGGCGCGTGCGGCCCTGGATGCCGGAGCGGCCGAACTGGGTGTCGCGGTGATCGGCGAGGGACTCGCGCTCCGGGCCGCGGGCGTCACCGAGCACATCACGTGCTGGCTGCACACCAACAGTGCCGATTTCGCCGCCGCCATCGACGCCGACCTCGACGTCGCGCTCTCGTCCCGCCGTCAGCTCGCGGCCGTCCTCGAGGCGGCCCGAGCACGGGGTAGCTCGGCCACGGTCACCGTCAAACTCGACACCGGCCTCGGGCGCAGCGGGGTGGCGCCGGATGAATGGGCGGATTTCGCCGACGATCTCGCGAAGGCCGTCGCCGAGGACGCCGTCCGGGTACGAGCGCTGATGTGTCACCTCGCCCGCGGCGACGAACCCGAGCACCCGTTGAACTCGCTGCAGGCCGAGCGTCTCGACGACGCGCGCGCCGACCTGGTCCGCCTCGGCGCGCCGCCGGAGGTGATGCACATTGCGAACTCTCCTGCGGCACTGACTCGCCCGGACCTCGCGCGCGATCTCGTGCGGCCCGGTATCGCCCTCTACGGTGGGGTGCCGATCCTCGGACGGGAATTCGGGCTGATCCCGGCGATGAGTCTGCGTGCCGAGGTGGCGCTGGTGAAGAGAATCCCGGCCGGACAAGGGGTTTCCTACAGTCACACCTGGACTGCCGAGCACGACACCACGATCGCGGTGATTCCGGCCGGATACGCCGACGGGGTACCACGACTCGCCTCGGGACGGCTGCGCGTCCGAATCGGTGATCGGCTCTTCGGTCAGATCGGCCGGGTGTGCATGGATCAGTTCGTGATCGACCTCGGCCCCGACGGTGGCGGCGTGAGTGAGGGCGACATCGCCGAGCTGTTCGGCACCGGCGCCGACGGCGGACCCACCGCGGCGGAATGGGCCGAGACGATCGGCACCATCGACTACGAGATCCTCGCGCGGATCGGCGGACGAGCGCGCCGCGAGTACGTCTCGTCCCGGCGGCAGGAGGCGACGTGGTGA
- a CDS encoding alpha/beta fold hydrolase, translating into MVNSTERVGLAAGLAGVVTLGGLAAAGAARSATRRRIRRGHDPYQGIDFTTMYQDRASTVTAADGVELAVRTVDLGGLEPDETPELTVIFVHGFSLRLASWHFQRYALAQRWADRRIRMVFYDNRGHGRSGEAPADTCTMQQLADDAVDILDATAPEGRVVLVGHSMGGMTLMALARRYPQLFAADGRVAGVALVATAASGLTEAGLGRGLRNPLLDGFAVAARNTPRVIEAGRDLTRLLLEPVLVAASFGPDFHSPAAGRAVEKMIQNTPIVTVVNFLNALERHDEWMGVPVIAQVPSVVVCGDEDRMTPLPNSLQLYGELGTDSRMEVVVGAGHMVQMEAPDRVTDAIADLVERARPARGAPRRRWWQRRQRA; encoded by the coding sequence GTGGTGAACTCCACCGAGCGTGTCGGCCTGGCAGCGGGTCTCGCCGGGGTGGTGACCCTCGGCGGGCTGGCCGCCGCGGGAGCCGCGCGCAGCGCCACCCGGCGTCGTATCCGACGAGGCCATGATCCCTATCAGGGGATCGATTTCACCACGATGTATCAGGATCGGGCGTCGACGGTGACCGCGGCCGACGGCGTGGAGCTGGCGGTGCGCACCGTCGACCTCGGTGGCCTCGAGCCGGACGAGACCCCGGAATTGACCGTGATCTTCGTGCACGGGTTCAGCCTGCGGCTGGCGAGCTGGCATTTTCAGCGCTACGCCTTGGCGCAACGGTGGGCCGATCGCCGAATTCGCATGGTGTTCTACGACAATCGGGGCCACGGTCGCAGCGGCGAGGCGCCGGCGGACACGTGCACGATGCAGCAACTCGCCGACGACGCGGTCGACATCCTCGATGCGACGGCTCCCGAGGGTCGGGTGGTGCTGGTCGGTCACTCGATGGGCGGGATGACGCTGATGGCGCTGGCGCGGCGGTATCCGCAGCTCTTCGCCGCCGATGGCCGGGTCGCGGGAGTGGCGCTCGTGGCGACCGCAGCCAGCGGTCTGACCGAGGCCGGACTCGGTCGGGGACTGCGCAATCCACTGCTCGACGGGTTCGCGGTGGCCGCCCGCAACACCCCGCGGGTCATCGAGGCCGGCCGCGACCTCACCCGGCTGCTCCTCGAGCCGGTGCTCGTGGCCGCCAGCTTCGGCCCGGACTTCCACAGCCCGGCTGCCGGACGGGCGGTGGAGAAGATGATTCAGAACACACCCATCGTGACGGTGGTCAACTTCCTCAACGCACTGGAGCGTCATGACGAATGGATGGGTGTTCCGGTGATCGCCCAGGTGCCCTCGGTGGTCGTGTGCGGCGACGAGGACCGGATGACGCCGTTGCCCAACTCGCTGCAGCTCTACGGCGAACTCGGCACCGACTCGCGAATGGAGGTGGTCGTCGGCGCCGGGCACATGGTGCAGATGGAGGCACCCGACCGTGTCACCGACGCGATCGCCGACCTCGTCGAGCGTGCACGCCCGGCGCGCGGAGCTCCGCGGCGCCGCTGGTGGCAACGGAGGCAACGCGCATGA
- the tsaE gene encoding tRNA (adenosine(37)-N6)-threonylcarbamoyltransferase complex ATPase subunit type 1 TsaE has translation MSTHIDGPQTRELPEVADTETFGEELAQGLSAGDLVILDGPLGAGKTALARGIGRGLHVAGPVSSPTFIIAREHRPTAAGRPGMIHVDAYRLGGLEELDALDLDTDLADAVVVVEWGEGVAERLAERHLLVRLVRDPDTDVRHASWEWVNHP, from the coding sequence ATGAGCACCCACATCGACGGTCCGCAGACCCGCGAACTCCCGGAGGTCGCCGACACCGAGACATTCGGAGAAGAACTCGCGCAGGGGCTTTCGGCTGGCGACCTGGTGATCCTGGACGGACCACTGGGGGCGGGCAAGACCGCCCTCGCCCGCGGCATCGGGCGCGGGCTGCACGTCGCGGGCCCGGTCTCCTCACCGACGTTCATCATCGCGCGCGAACACCGGCCGACCGCGGCCGGCCGGCCCGGCATGATTCACGTCGACGCCTATCGGCTCGGTGGGCTCGAGGAACTCGACGCACTCGACCTCGACACCGACCTCGCCGACGCCGTCGTGGTGGTCGAGTGGGGCGAGGGGGTGGCTGAACGTCTGGCCGAGCGACATCTGCTGGTACGTCTGGTCCGTGACCCCGACACCGACGTGCGGCACGCGAGTTGGGAATGGGTGAATCATCCATGA
- the tsaB gene encoding tRNA (adenosine(37)-N6)-threonylcarbamoyltransferase complex dimerization subunit type 1 TsaB → MSTPESTPSAQTVTGTAAVGCTPTRRTPAGRTRTVLVIDTATDTVVTGIGRITTTSGAPECSVAAARAVADGRRHAEILTSLIAEVLEESGVRRDGIDAVVVGTGPGPFTGLRVGMATGAGFGDALDIPVYGVCSLDAIAHDVGRVSASGATVLALTDARRREVYWALYRDGGLTRARGPEVSAPGVVAEIVSDPGVDAVGGSAAHLRQSGWGGADPVITVPSAAGLLGAAAIAVTDGQSPPPLVPLYLRRPDAVERKDQQPKKVGAS, encoded by the coding sequence ATGAGCACACCGGAATCGACACCATCGGCGCAGACGGTCACCGGTACCGCGGCAGTTGGATGCACTCCAACCCGACGCACTCCGGCCGGGCGTACTCGGACCGTGCTCGTGATCGACACCGCCACCGACACCGTCGTCACCGGGATCGGCCGCATCACGACGACGTCCGGGGCACCCGAGTGCAGTGTGGCCGCCGCCCGCGCGGTGGCCGACGGGCGTCGCCACGCGGAGATCCTCACCTCGCTCATCGCCGAGGTACTCGAGGAGTCGGGCGTGCGCCGAGACGGCATCGACGCGGTGGTCGTGGGAACCGGGCCCGGACCGTTCACCGGCCTACGGGTGGGAATGGCAACCGGCGCCGGATTCGGTGACGCCCTGGACATTCCGGTGTACGGCGTCTGCTCGCTCGATGCCATCGCCCACGACGTGGGGCGTGTGAGCGCGTCGGGGGCGACGGTGCTCGCGCTCACCGACGCGCGTCGCCGTGAGGTGTATTGGGCGCTCTATCGCGACGGCGGGCTCACCCGCGCGCGTGGCCCGGAGGTGAGCGCTCCCGGTGTCGTCGCCGAGATCGTCTCCGACCCCGGTGTCGACGCGGTCGGCGGGTCGGCTGCCCATCTACGCCAGAGTGGTTGGGGCGGAGCCGATCCCGTGATCACCGTTCCCTCGGCCGCCGGATTGCTCGGTGCGGCCGCGATCGCGGTGACCGATGGGCAGAGCCCGCCGCCGCTCGTCCCGCTCTATCTGCGCCGACCCGACGCGGTGGAACGAAAAGACCAGCAACCCAAGAAGGTCGGCGCATCATGA
- the rimI gene encoding ribosomal protein S18-alanine N-acetyltransferase, whose translation MTAGVPIIDVLDYRDIPRCAALEKEMFAGDSPWPATAFRAELNAPYNRYFAARDEPGGEVAGYAGISTLGSEGSFDCEIHTIAVAPTHRGRGYGRALLDALLEVADSVDAPVFLEVRVDNVTAIALYERNGFVTSGVRRGYYQPSGADAYTMIRPSASGRAGVDESLDSAGKGGQHT comes from the coding sequence ATGACCGCCGGTGTGCCGATCATCGATGTGCTCGACTATCGCGACATCCCGCGTTGCGCCGCCCTGGAGAAGGAGATGTTCGCCGGCGATTCGCCGTGGCCGGCAACGGCTTTCCGGGCAGAGCTGAATGCACCGTACAACCGCTATTTCGCGGCCCGGGACGAGCCCGGGGGTGAGGTGGCCGGCTACGCGGGTATCTCCACCCTCGGATCCGAGGGCAGCTTCGACTGCGAGATCCACACGATCGCCGTCGCGCCGACCCACCGCGGACGCGGTTACGGCAGAGCGCTTCTCGATGCGCTGCTCGAGGTCGCCGACTCCGTCGACGCACCGGTCTTCCTCGAGGTGCGCGTCGACAACGTCACCGCGATCGCGCTCTACGAGCGCAACGGCTTTGTGACGTCGGGGGTGCGGCGCGGCTACTACCAGCCCTCGGGTGCCGACGCCTACACGATGATCCGTCCGTCGGCCTCCGGTCGTGCCGGCGTCGACGAGTCACTGGATTCGGCAGGCAAGGGTGGGCAGCACACATGA
- the tsaD gene encoding tRNA (adenosine(37)-N6)-threonylcarbamoyltransferase complex transferase subunit TsaD, which yields MIVMGIESSCDETGVGIVRWEPGTDGPGRAVLLADEVASSVDEHARFGGVVPEIASRAHLEAIVPTMRRARAAAGIDRPDAITVTIGPGLAGALLVGVAAAKSYALAWDVPLYAMNHLGGHVAVDTLEHGPMPECVALLVSGGHTHLLHVTDLAEPIVELGTTVDDAAGEAFDKVARLLDLGFPGGPALDKVAALGDRQAIAFPRGMTGPRDARYDFSFSGVKTAVARYVEKCRRDGVEVPIADVAASFQEAVADVLTFKAVRACGDLGVDTLVLGGGATANSRIRSLAEERCAAAGITLRVPTPRRCTDNGVMIATLGAHVIAGGAQPSPLTVATDPGMSVQVSQL from the coding sequence ATGATCGTGATGGGTATCGAGAGCTCCTGCGATGAAACCGGAGTCGGGATCGTGCGCTGGGAGCCGGGCACCGACGGGCCGGGTCGGGCGGTGCTGCTCGCCGACGAGGTGGCCTCCAGCGTCGACGAACATGCCCGATTCGGGGGAGTGGTCCCCGAGATCGCCTCCCGCGCACACCTCGAGGCGATCGTGCCGACCATGCGGCGGGCTCGTGCGGCGGCCGGGATCGATCGTCCCGATGCCATCACGGTCACCATCGGCCCGGGTCTGGCCGGGGCGCTGCTGGTCGGGGTGGCCGCGGCGAAATCCTATGCGCTGGCCTGGGATGTCCCGCTGTATGCGATGAATCATCTCGGCGGACATGTCGCGGTCGACACCCTGGAGCACGGACCGATGCCCGAATGTGTTGCTTTGCTGGTCTCCGGCGGGCACACGCACCTGCTGCACGTCACCGATCTCGCCGAGCCGATCGTCGAACTCGGTACCACCGTCGACGATGCCGCCGGTGAGGCGTTCGACAAGGTCGCCCGCCTGCTCGACCTCGGTTTCCCCGGTGGACCGGCTCTGGACAAGGTTGCCGCGCTGGGCGATCGGCAGGCGATCGCATTCCCCCGGGGAATGACCGGACCCCGCGACGCCCGGTACGACTTCTCGTTCAGCGGGGTCAAGACGGCGGTGGCCCGCTATGTGGAGAAGTGCCGACGGGACGGCGTCGAGGTACCGATCGCCGACGTCGCGGCGTCGTTTCAGGAGGCGGTCGCCGACGTGTTGACGTTCAAGGCGGTACGCGCGTGCGGTGATCTCGGCGTGGACACCCTCGTGCTCGGGGGCGGGGCGACGGCCAACTCGCGTATTCGATCTCTGGCCGAAGAACGTTGTGCTGCAGCGGGTATCACCCTGCGGGTCCCGACGCCGCGCCGGTGTACCGACAACGGGGTGATGATCGCGACACTCGGGGCTCACGTCATCGCCGGTGGCGCGCAGCCCTCGCCGCTGACGGTGGCGACCGATCCGGGGATGAGTGTGCAGGTCTCGCAGTTGTGA
- a CDS encoding MarR family winged helix-turn-helix transcriptional regulator, giving the protein MSTAAEGDATDGTGAASDDRADDLAAAWHDLSVRFHRIQCTLDRELQSLHQLSSSEFEVLELLWGAADHSLRMSDLAGRVHLTQSALSRVVARLDNDGLVDRTMCTTDRRSVFAALTDEGARRYTDARPTQRRILAEQCVTCPEVSGGGFTTT; this is encoded by the coding sequence ATGAGCACGGCGGCAGAGGGAGACGCGACGGACGGAACCGGCGCCGCGAGTGACGACCGCGCCGACGATCTCGCCGCCGCATGGCACGATCTCTCGGTTCGCTTCCACCGCATCCAGTGCACCCTCGACCGCGAACTCCAGTCGCTGCACCAGCTGTCCTCCAGTGAATTCGAGGTCCTCGAACTCCTTTGGGGCGCAGCCGATCACAGCCTACGAATGAGCGATCTGGCCGGGCGTGTGCATCTGACGCAGAGCGCACTGTCGCGCGTGGTCGCCCGACTCGACAACGACGGACTCGTCGACCGCACGATGTGCACGACCGACCGGAGGTCGGTGTTCGCCGCACTCACCGACGAAGGGGCGCGACGCTACACCGATGCCCGGCCGACCCAACGTCGAATCCTCGCCGAGCAGTGTGTGACGTGCCCCGAGGTGTCCGGCGGCGGGTTCACCACCACCTGA
- a CDS encoding MFS transporter — MAFTDRKVGSPAAPGHTEAPRAPHEESPLDPAEHVAAGHVTSGAGWPARTWILLVVLAGALFLDGLDVSMVGVALPSIGSDLGMGQSELQWIVSGYVLGYGGLLMLGGRVSDLLGRRRVFLVALGVFAVASVASAVVDIDMLIVALRFIKGVAAAFTVPAGLSIITTTFAEGPARNRALSIYTVCGASGFSLGLVFGGLLTEWSWRATLMFPGPVAILLFFAGLRVIPRGERVAFRWAQFDVLGATTSTAALLLLVFAVVRAPEIGWASTATIGTFVASAVSAVAFLIIEIRHRHPLVRLGILRSYLLVHANISGALMFGGYVAFQFVVTLYLQDSLGWPPLAMALGFLPAGLIVAASATRMDRVLDRVPTPLLMVLGFAAFLGGYLWFARAQPGMGYADFLLPTIILLGIGFALTFPSVTSQGTAGVDDDEQGLASGLVNTSVQIGGAVMLAVVTAVLSSSGERNRPGELLGGMTTAIWLVSALSVVGLVGAVAVSWFGRRDAATSGGSSGEPAVDPLGTPAAAVAEVPAPQACAHC; from the coding sequence ATGGCATTCACAGATCGCAAGGTGGGTTCCCCGGCCGCGCCGGGACACACGGAGGCGCCACGCGCGCCGCACGAGGAGTCACCGCTCGACCCGGCCGAGCATGTGGCGGCCGGCCATGTCACGAGCGGTGCGGGTTGGCCGGCGCGGACCTGGATTCTGCTCGTGGTGCTGGCCGGAGCCTTGTTCCTCGACGGGCTCGACGTATCGATGGTCGGCGTCGCCCTTCCCTCGATCGGCTCCGATCTCGGCATGGGGCAGAGCGAACTCCAATGGATCGTCAGCGGATATGTCCTGGGTTATGGGGGTCTGCTCATGCTCGGGGGCCGGGTGAGCGATCTCCTCGGACGGCGGCGGGTCTTCCTCGTCGCGCTCGGCGTCTTCGCAGTTGCGTCGGTGGCCAGCGCCGTCGTCGATATCGACATGCTGATCGTGGCACTGCGATTCATCAAGGGGGTGGCGGCGGCGTTCACCGTGCCGGCCGGGTTGTCGATCATCACGACCACTTTCGCCGAGGGACCGGCGCGCAACCGCGCACTGAGCATCTACACCGTCTGCGGGGCCAGTGGCTTCTCGCTCGGACTGGTCTTCGGCGGTCTGCTCACCGAATGGTCCTGGCGGGCCACCCTGATGTTCCCGGGTCCGGTGGCGATCTTGCTGTTCTTCGCCGGACTGCGGGTCATTCCGCGCGGTGAGCGGGTCGCGTTCCGCTGGGCGCAGTTCGACGTCCTCGGCGCGACGACGAGCACCGCAGCGCTGCTACTGCTCGTGTTCGCGGTGGTCCGGGCCCCCGAGATCGGGTGGGCGTCGACGGCCACCATCGGCACCTTCGTCGCGTCAGCGGTGTCGGCCGTCGCCTTCCTGATCATCGAGATCCGACACCGACATCCGCTCGTGCGGCTGGGTATCCTGCGTTCCTACCTGCTGGTGCACGCCAACATCTCCGGTGCGCTGATGTTCGGCGGATACGTCGCCTTCCAGTTCGTCGTCACGCTGTACCTGCAGGACTCGCTCGGTTGGCCCCCGCTGGCCATGGCGCTCGGCTTCTTGCCGGCCGGGCTGATCGTCGCGGCCAGTGCGACCCGGATGGACCGGGTACTCGACCGTGTGCCCACACCGCTGCTGATGGTGCTGGGATTCGCGGCGTTCCTCGGCGGCTACCTCTGGTTCGCGCGCGCCCAACCGGGCATGGGCTATGCGGATTTCCTGTTGCCGACCATCATCCTGCTCGGCATCGGTTTCGCGCTCACGTTCCCGTCGGTGACCTCTCAGGGGACCGCCGGCGTCGACGACGACGAACAGGGACTGGCCTCCGGTCTGGTCAACACCAGTGTGCAGATCGGCGGGGCGGTGATGCTCGCCGTGGTGACCGCCGTGCTCTCCAGCTCGGGGGAGCGCAACCGGCCCGGCGAGTTGCTCGGCGGGATGACCACGGCGATCTGGCTGGTCAGCGCACTGTCGGTGGTCGGTCTGGTCGGCGCGGTGGCGGTGAGTTGGTTCGGCCGGCGCGATGCGGCCACGAGCGGAGGGTCCTCGGGCGAGCCTGCGGTCGATCCTCTCGGAACGCCGGCCGCGGCTGTGGCGGAGGTGCCCGCGCCGCAAGCATGTGCGCACTGCTGA